Proteins from one Eretmochelys imbricata isolate rEreImb1 chromosome 28, rEreImb1.hap1, whole genome shotgun sequence genomic window:
- the TMEM88 gene encoding transmembrane protein 88 — MSGSPAASGRQDPGGAERGSPVPPPPYGAGDPGPGPPLELRGALDCLACAVLLSAHNLLAAALCALLCALLCAAALLPAGTALGLGFLCHSKFLHARVPPCEAHLHDAGATALLVLGFTLLLPLLVLGLAAFVRLARHLQLGYCLLPYSLAVYRNLPAGHYRQAAWCCPRARPPAPRDKVWV, encoded by the exons ATGTCCGGCTCCCCGGCGGCGAGCGGGCGGCAGGATCCCGGCGGGGCGGAGCGGGGCAGCCCGGTGCCGCCGCCCCCGTACGGCGCGGGGGACCCGGGCCCGGGGCCCCCGCTGGAGCTGCGCGGGGCGCTGGACTGCCTGGCCTGCGCCGTCCTGCTGAGCGCGCACAACCTGCTGGCCGCGGCGCTCTGCGCCCTGCTCTGCGCGCTGCTCTGCGCGGCCGCGCTGCTGCCCGCGGGCACCGCGCTGGGGCTCGGCTTCCTCTGCCACTCCAAg ttCCTGCACGCCCGCGTGCCCCCGTGCGAGGCCCATCTTCACGACGCCGGGGCCACGGCCCTGCTGGTGCTCGGCTTCACCCTGCTGCTGCCACTCCTGGTGCTGGGCCTGGCGGCCTTCGTCCGGCTGGCACGGCACCTGCAGCTGGGCTACTGCCTCCTGCCCTACAGCCTGGCCGTCTACCGCAACCTGCCCGCCGGGCACTACCGCCAGGCCGCCTGGTGCTGCCCccgcgcccgcccgcccgccccgcgGGACAAGGTCTGGGTGTGA
- the NAA38 gene encoding LOW QUALITY PROTEIN: N-alpha-acetyltransferase 38, NatC auxiliary subunit (The sequence of the model RefSeq protein was modified relative to this genomic sequence to represent the inferred CDS: deleted 1 base in 1 codon) codes for MAAPAGQREENGCCGRGGSPADPEAEAPDSPRARARRQLEALLNRSLRIRMTDGRTLVGCFLCTDRDCNVILGSAQEFLKASDSFAASEPRVLGLAMVPGNHVVSIEVELENLGSPQYL; via the exons atGGCGGCGCCGGCCGGGCAGCGCGAGGAGAACGGGTGCTGCGGCCGCGGGGGGAGCCCCGCG GACCCGGAGGCGGAGGCGCCCGACTCGCCCCGCGCCCGCGCCCGCCGCCAGCTGGAGGCGCTGCTGAACCGCAGCCTGCGGATCCGCATGACGGACGGGCGGACGCTCGTCGGCTGCTTCCTCTGCACCGACCGCGACTGCAACGTCATCCTGGGCTCGGCGCAGGAGTTCCTCAAAGCCAGCG ACTCCTTTGCGGCCAGCGAGCCCCGCGTGCTGGGCCTGGCCATGGTG CCGGGCAACCACGTCGTCTCCATCGAGGTGGAGCTGGAGAACCTGGGCAGCCCCCAGTACCTGTGA
- the CYB5D1 gene encoding cytochrome b5 domain-containing protein 1: METFPSRYFTPREVAAHARPGDLWVSFLGRVSDLSPLVRQHEGDVLLRPILEAAGKDISHWFNPKTRDIQTHVDPLTGCVKYYTPQGRFIHIPPQLPRSDWANDFGLPWWKDSKYEVGILASKTRHIRIVNTLTSQEHMLEVCAEESMWEILRRYLPHNAHAASYTWKYEGVNLDMDKTLEQNKIPDEDVEFYQLNLDSDLYTPGILLYFNDDLTEF; this comes from the exons ATGGAGACGTTCCCGTCCCGCTACTTCACCCCGCGCGAGGTGGCGGCGCACGCGCGGCCCGGGGACCTCTGGGTGTCGTTCCTGGGCCGCGTCTCCGACCTCAGCCCGCTGGTCCGGCAGCACGAGG GGGACGTCTTGCTGAGGCCCATCTTGGAAGCGGCGGGAAAGGACATTAGTCACTGGTTCAACCCCAAGACCAGAGAC ATCCAGACCCACGTGGACCCGCTGACGGGCTGCGTCAAGTACTACACCCCCCAGGGCCGCTTCATCCACATCCCACCCCAGCTGCCCCGCTCCGACTGGGCAAACGACTTCGGGCTGCCATGGTGGAAGGACAGCAAGTATGAAGTGGGGATCCTGGCTTCCAAGACCCGGCACATCCGCATCGTCAACACCCTGACCTCGCAGGAGCACATGCTGGAG GTGTGCGCGGAGGAGTCCATGTGGGAGATCCTGCGGCGCTACCTGCCCCACAACGCCCACGCCGCCAGCTATACCTGGAAGTACGAGGGCGTCAACCTGGACATGGACAAGACGCTGGAGCAGAACAAGATCCCGGACGAGGACGTGGAGTTCTACCAGCTCAACCTGGACTCCGACCTGTACACGCCGGGCATCTTGCTGTACTTCAACGACGACCTCACCGAGTTCTAG